The following are encoded together in the Kingella negevensis genome:
- the dnaA gene encoding chromosomal replication initiator protein DnaA — MTLAEFWAQAQRRLSDELSEQQFNLAIAPITVGEENGAWVIYAKNQFAINLLRSQYANKIAALHAELAPQSPEIAYKVGTGERIEMAQTSISGSLKTEQSTETQSIQDNKTVEEMPATVSRSKKTSAQDILAQRMNNLRPAKKADEEAPAQTAKSRSAIEEEREREEAEQRHTQTNLSADYTFETLVEGKGNQMAAAVAKSIAEKPGDSMYNPFFVYGSTGLGKTHLVQAIGNELLRLNPKARVRYMHSDEYLKTFMATVRNKTWDTFKQQYLHYNLLIIDDIQFIQGKDRTMEEFFFLFEHFHSRNQQIILTCDQLPSSLENMEKRLISRFSWGMTIRLEPPELEMRVDILERKAHTAGIRLEEDAALFIAQNVKQNVRELEGALNRVLARCRFEKRSTIDIDLATDALQDIVASNYKPITVELIMKAVADHYHITIRDILGKKRSRNLARPRQIAMAITKELTNLSLPAIGDAFGGRDHTTVMHAVKTIAKLRLEDQELKQDYDKLLIVIQH; from the coding sequence ATGACCCTAGCCGAATTTTGGGCGCAAGCACAGCGCCGTTTATCCGATGAATTGAGCGAACAGCAATTCAATCTCGCCATCGCCCCGATTACTGTGGGCGAAGAGAATGGCGCGTGGGTAATTTATGCGAAAAATCAATTTGCAATCAACCTATTGCGTTCACAATACGCCAACAAAATTGCCGCGTTGCATGCCGAACTTGCACCACAATCGCCCGAAATTGCCTATAAAGTAGGCACAGGTGAGCGCATTGAAATGGCACAAACCAGCATTTCAGGCAGCCTGAAAACTGAACAATCCACAGAAACCCAATCTATTCAAGATAATAAAACTGTGGAAGAAATGCCAGCAACCGTGTCGCGCAGCAAAAAAACATCCGCGCAAGACATCTTGGCACAACGCATGAACAATCTTCGTCCTGCCAAAAAAGCAGACGAAGAAGCCCCAGCGCAAACCGCCAAATCACGCAGCGCGATTGAAGAAGAACGCGAGCGCGAAGAAGCCGAGCAGCGCCACACGCAAACCAACCTTTCTGCCGACTACACATTTGAAACATTGGTAGAAGGTAAAGGCAACCAAATGGCAGCCGCCGTTGCCAAAAGCATTGCCGAAAAACCAGGTGACAGCATGTATAACCCGTTTTTCGTGTACGGCAGCACAGGCTTGGGTAAAACCCACTTGGTGCAAGCCATCGGCAACGAATTATTGCGCCTAAATCCCAAAGCCCGCGTGCGTTACATGCACTCAGACGAATACCTCAAAACCTTCATGGCAACCGTCCGCAACAAAACTTGGGACACGTTCAAACAACAATATTTGCATTACAACCTATTGATTATTGACGATATTCAATTCATTCAAGGCAAAGACCGCACCATGGAAGAATTTTTCTTCCTGTTTGAACACTTCCATTCGCGCAACCAGCAAATTATTTTGACGTGCGACCAGTTGCCCAGCAGCCTAGAAAACATGGAAAAACGCCTGATTTCGCGCTTTTCATGGGGCATGACCATTCGCCTAGAACCGCCAGAATTAGAAATGCGCGTGGACATTTTGGAACGCAAAGCGCACACCGCAGGCATTCGCTTGGAAGAAGACGCTGCCTTGTTCATCGCGCAAAACGTGAAACAAAACGTGCGCGAATTAGAAGGCGCATTAAACCGCGTGTTGGCGCGTTGCCGCTTTGAAAAACGCAGCACGATTGACATCGATTTAGCCACAGACGCGCTGCAAGACATCGTTGCCAGCAACTACAAACCGATTACCGTAGAGCTGATTATGAAAGCCGTTGCCGACCATTATCACATCACCATTCGTGATATTTTGGGCAAAAAACGCAGCCGAAATCTCGCCCGTCCGCGCCAAATTGCCATGGCAATTACCAAAGAGCTGACCAATTTAAGTTTGCCAGCCATCGGCGACGCATTCGGCGGACGCGACCACACCACGGTTATGCACGCCGTGAAAACGATTGCCAAATTGCGCTTGGAAGACCAAGAGTTGAAACAGGATTATGATAAGTTGTTGATTGTGATACAGCATTGA
- a CDS encoding DUF3800 domain-containing protein produces MYLLYVDESGSTTDPNQQYFILSGIAVHEKQTYWIENAMNDIAARFSTETPINLNCTVRPCVQAKANRAA; encoded by the coding sequence ATGTATTTACTTTATGTAGATGAATCAGGCTCAACCACCGACCCCAATCAGCAGTATTTCATATTGTCCGGGATTGCCGTTCATGAAAAACAAACCTATTGGATTGAAAACGCAATGAATGACATTGCCGCCCGTTTTTCTACCGAAACCCCTATAAACTTGAATTGCACGGTTCGCCCATGCGTTCAGGCAAAAGCAAATCGTGCGGCATAG
- a CDS encoding L,D-transpeptidase, with translation MKKTLFGALSLTVSAAVFAGQTTPVPDVAPVAKGQQVVINIPQQRLFLYEDGILQKVYPVAVGKAMTQTNLGQHKIGAKAFNPTWHIPLSIQKELNNGVKTIPPGPKNPLGPVFVRLGDPKLGLGIHGTNAPASVPGVRSHGCVRMKSPDALEFAKRITTGSPATVSYEMATLNEDGAGNLWLAAFKDPYNKKNLKVDTLKKSIAAWSKDNNRTISTARIDQIIKARAGTPVCLTCKKGSNKIVGDFTSIAWNSGSSKFTTPVGGASVRPSKNDVLPEGSEVETNPLDDNTSAAELTKNANSKKTENKSKETLLTPLEASSPAKAKAAEKAARLPNQETAPVAKTNPTSNKSQGKTLKPTSVDEGFKGGGVFDEYENIKPLLNAEPKIELKTDN, from the coding sequence ATGAAAAAAACTTTATTTGGCGCATTGTCGCTCACTGTTTCGGCTGCGGTTTTCGCAGGTCAAACTACTCCTGTTCCCGATGTTGCCCCTGTTGCTAAGGGTCAGCAAGTCGTTATCAATATTCCGCAACAACGCTTATTTTTATACGAAGACGGTATTTTGCAAAAAGTGTACCCCGTTGCTGTGGGCAAAGCGATGACGCAAACCAATTTGGGTCAGCACAAAATCGGCGCGAAGGCGTTTAACCCAACTTGGCATATTCCGTTATCTATTCAAAAAGAATTGAACAATGGCGTGAAAACCATTCCGCCTGGTCCTAAAAATCCGTTGGGTCCCGTATTTGTGCGCTTGGGCGACCCGAAATTGGGCTTGGGTATTCACGGTACCAATGCGCCTGCAAGCGTTCCGGGGGTTCGCAGTCACGGCTGTGTCCGCATGAAATCGCCTGACGCGCTGGAATTTGCGAAACGCATCACCACAGGTTCGCCTGCCACAGTCAGCTATGAAATGGCAACGTTGAACGAAGATGGCGCAGGCAATTTGTGGCTGGCAGCGTTTAAAGACCCGTACAACAAAAAGAATTTGAAAGTGGATACGCTGAAGAAAAGTATCGCAGCATGGAGCAAAGACAATAACCGCACCATCAGCACGGCGCGTATCGACCAAATTATTAAAGCGCGTGCTGGCACGCCTGTTTGTTTGACTTGCAAAAAAGGCTCAAACAAAATTGTGGGCGATTTCACGTCTATCGCGTGGAATAGCGGCTCTTCTAAATTTACTACGCCTGTTGGCGGGGCTTCTGTTCGTCCAAGCAAAAATGATGTATTGCCTGAAGGCAGCGAAGTGGAAACTAATCCGCTTGATGACAACACTTCTGCGGCTGAATTGACGAAAAACGCCAACAGCAAAAAAACGGAAAACAAAAGCAAAGAAACTCTATTAACACCTTTGGAAGCCAGTAGCCCTGCTAAAGCGAAAGCCGCAGAGAAAGCCGCCAGACTCCCAAATCAGGAAACAGCACCAGTAGCAAAAACCAACCCAACATCTAACAAGTCGCAGGGAAAAACCCTCAAGCCAACCAGCGTGGACGAGGGCTTTAAAGGCGGAGGTGTTTTTGATGAATACGAAAACATCAAGCCGTTACTGAATGCTGAACCTAAAATTGAGTTGAAAACAGATAACTGA
- the rlmD gene encoding 23S rRNA (uracil(1939)-C(5))-methyltransferase RlmD: MNTAKIINIDYEGRGVARLDGKTVFIHNALPLETAQIQITKDKGSFAEAEATQILQASEYRREPSCPHYGECGGCALQHLEFSAQVAMKQRIFEEQLQRIGKVQPENLLPPIYGVKWHYRSRTRLSIFVDKQGRVNIGYQAKRSKRIVPISQCAVLPEHVSGSLKTIRDGLQQIHEAAPKVRLESVEISVGDEITVLNIIADKSLAENVLAQFSGSLKMGNWQIWQQIGKRAAQAVAPKNAPELSYRLPEFGLRMPFRVGDFTQINLPMNEVMVSRALRLLQPQAHERIADLFCGLGNFTLPIARSGAQVVGIEGADFLTKRAMNNAKANGLANIEFSTADLFDTTPQTIERLGYFDKMLLDPPRAGAYAVVQALHAPFLPKRIVYVSCNPATFARDAAVLVEKGYRFREAGVMNLFPHTAHIEAVAVFDLEA, encoded by the coding sequence ATGAACACAGCCAAAATCATCAACATAGACTACGAAGGACGCGGCGTTGCCCGATTGGACGGCAAAACCGTTTTCATTCACAACGCCCTGCCTTTAGAAACAGCCCAAATCCAAATCACAAAAGACAAAGGCAGTTTTGCCGAAGCCGAAGCCACGCAAATTCTGCAAGCGTCCGAATATCGCCGTGAACCCAGTTGCCCACATTATGGCGAATGCGGCGGCTGCGCGTTGCAGCATTTGGAATTTAGCGCACAAGTCGCCATGAAACAGCGCATTTTTGAAGAGCAACTGCAACGCATTGGCAAAGTGCAGCCTGAAAACCTGTTGCCGCCGATTTATGGCGTGAAATGGCATTATCGCAGCCGCACGCGCTTATCTATTTTTGTGGACAAACAGGGGCGCGTGAACATTGGTTATCAGGCGAAACGCAGCAAACGCATTGTGCCGATTTCGCAATGCGCGGTTTTGCCTGAACACGTTTCAGGCAGCCTGAAAACCATTCGGGACGGTTTGCAGCAAATCCATGAAGCCGCGCCAAAAGTACGTTTGGAAAGCGTGGAAATTTCGGTGGGCGATGAAATCACGGTGCTGAATATTATTGCGGACAAATCGCTGGCTGAAAATGTGTTGGCGCAGTTTTCAGGCAGCCTGAAAATGGGGAACTGGCAAATTTGGCAGCAAATTGGCAAACGTGCCGCGCAAGCCGTTGCGCCGAAAAATGCGCCTGAATTGAGTTACAGGCTGCCTGAATTTGGTTTGCGTATGCCGTTTCGCGTGGGCGATTTCACGCAAATCAATTTGCCGATGAATGAAGTGATGGTATCGCGTGCGTTGCGTTTGTTGCAGCCGCAAGCGCATGAAAGAATTGCGGATTTGTTTTGTGGGCTGGGCAATTTCACGCTGCCGATTGCACGAAGTGGGGCGCAAGTAGTGGGGATTGAGGGCGCGGACTTTTTGACGAAACGGGCGATGAACAATGCGAAAGCCAATGGTTTGGCGAATATTGAATTTTCCACGGCGGATTTGTTTGATACCACGCCGCAAACGATTGAGCGATTGGGTTATTTTGACAAGATGTTGCTCGACCCACCACGCGCTGGGGCTTATGCGGTGGTGCAGGCGTTGCATGCGCCGTTTTTGCCGAAGCGGATTGTGTATGTGTCGTGCAATCCTGCCACTTTTGCGCGTGATGCGGCGGTGTTGGTGGAAAAAGGGTATCGGTTTCGGGAGGCGGGTGTGATGAATTTGTTTCCGCATACGGCGCACATTGAAGCAGTAGCAGTATTTGATTTAGAAGCATAA
- a CDS encoding IS1 family transposase has translation MKTEITLICPRCQGQNIKKNGYSGNRKQKYFCKDCCRNFIGDHNLTYKGCHSKADEQVWRMTVRGCGIRDIAAITGYSKDKVQAALKRHEFEPFPKQKHYSTLEIDEFWTFVGNKSNKVWLVYAYHRESDEIVAYVWGKRDLATARALKRRLKELRVTYDRIATDDWAAFLNVFSNEEWHLVGKQHTVGIEGNNCRLRHKVRRAFRKTCCFSKSMFYHKKVFDLAFFDIHFGIV, from the coding sequence GTGAAAACAGAAATAACTCTAATTTGTCCTCGCTGCCAAGGACAAAATATAAAGAAAAATGGCTACTCTGGCAATCGTAAACAAAAGTATTTTTGTAAAGATTGCTGCCGTAATTTTATTGGCGACCATAACCTTACCTATAAGGGTTGTCATTCCAAAGCTGATGAACAGGTTTGGAGAATGACCGTTAGAGGTTGTGGCATTCGCGATATTGCAGCAATTACGGGTTACAGCAAAGACAAAGTTCAGGCTGCCTTAAAACGCCATGAGTTTGAGCCATTTCCTAAACAAAAACATTACTCTACACTTGAAATAGACGAGTTTTGGACATTTGTCGGTAACAAGTCTAATAAAGTATGGCTAGTCTATGCCTATCACAGAGAAAGTGACGAAATTGTCGCTTACGTTTGGGGTAAGCGCGATTTAGCAACAGCGCGAGCACTCAAACGGCGTTTGAAAGAGTTGCGTGTAACCTATGACAGAATTGCGACCGACGACTGGGCTGCATTTTTAAATGTCTTTTCAAATGAAGAATGGCATCTAGTTGGTAAGCAACACACAGTTGGCATTGAGGGTAATAACTGTCGTTTACGGCACAAAGTAAGGCGAGCGTTTAGAAAAACGTGTTGCTTTTCTAAAAGTATGTTTTATCACAAGAAAGTTTTTGATTTGGCTTTCTTTGATATTCATTTTGGCATTGTTTAG